In one window of Arctopsyche grandis isolate Sample6627 chromosome 6, ASM5162203v2, whole genome shotgun sequence DNA:
- the LOC143912793 gene encoding putative isoaspartyl peptidase/L-asparaginase GA20639 isoform X2 yields the protein MVEPVIIVHGGAGDIPENRVPAKIKGVKLAASLGYKSLNSGGSILDAIEVAVRSMEDDEAFNAGYGSVLNLDAAVEMEASMQRGSDLQAGCVTLIRDIRHPISIARRVLEKTPHAMLGGDGARRFAISEGFETVPPSSLVTDAALQALEDFLNGGGGGRIEIGHKKDMGDGVSTVGAVAIDSEGRIAVATSTGGMTGKYVGRIGDTPQIGSGTYADDKIGGVSTTGHGETILKVCLAHSIIIGMEKGLSPQEATTQAIDAMTNRLTETAGAITLSNKGDIGMYFSSKMMAWCYVKAGKIHYGIKPNEHNIEDFDVNAP from the exons ATGGTAGAACCTGTGATAATTGTGCATGGAGGAGCAGGAGACATTCCGGAAAACAGAGTTCCTGCCAAAATTAAAGGAGTTAAATTGGCCGCTTCTTTGGGCTACAAATCTCTAAATTCCGGAGGATCCATTTTAGATGCCATAGAAGTGGCTGTGAGATCTATGGAAGACGATGAAGCATTTAATGCAG GCTATGGATCGGTTTTGAATCTTGATGCCGCAGTAGAAATGGAAGCCAGCATGCAAAGGGGATCGGACTTACAAGCAGGTTGTGTGACTTTGATACGAGATATTCGACACCCTATCAGTATAGCGAGGCGCGTATTAGAAAAAACACCACATGCCATGCTGGGAGGAGATGGTGCTAGACGTTTTGCAATATCCGAA GGTTTCGAAACTGTACCCCCATCTAGTTTGGTTACTGATGCAGCTTTACAAGCATTGGAAGACTTCCTGAATGGTGGAGGTGGTGGTCGAATTGAGATTGGACACAAAAAAgat atGGGTGATGGCGTAAGTACTGTTGGAGCTGTGGCTATCGATAGTGAAGGACGCATTGCTGTGGCTACTTCGACAGGCGGTATGACCGGGAAATATGTAGGCCGAATAGGTGATACCCCCCAAATAGGAAGTGGCACATACGCTGATGATAAAATTGGAGGAGTGTCCACCACag GCCATGGAGAAACTATTCTTAAAGTTTGTTTGGCTCACAGCATCATCATTGGTATGGAAAAGGGCTTAAGTCCGCAAGAGGCAACCACCCAAGCCATTGATGCAATGACCAATAGACTTACAGAAACAGCTGGCGCTATAACTCTCTCTAATAAAGGAGATATTGGAATGTATTTTAGCTCTAAAATGATGGCTTGGTGTTATGTTAAAGCTGGAAAAATCCACTATGGCATCAAACCCAATGAACATAATATTGAAGATTTTGACGTCAATGCTCCGTAA
- the LOC143912793 gene encoding putative isoaspartyl peptidase/L-asparaginase GA20639 isoform X1 has translation MCLLSLYEHTKQRTHFTDIYKTEIKMVEPVIIVHGGAGDIPENRVPAKIKGVKLAASLGYKSLNSGGSILDAIEVAVRSMEDDEAFNAGYGSVLNLDAAVEMEASMQRGSDLQAGCVTLIRDIRHPISIARRVLEKTPHAMLGGDGARRFAISEGFETVPPSSLVTDAALQALEDFLNGGGGGRIEIGHKKDMGDGVSTVGAVAIDSEGRIAVATSTGGMTGKYVGRIGDTPQIGSGTYADDKIGGVSTTGHGETILKVCLAHSIIIGMEKGLSPQEATTQAIDAMTNRLTETAGAITLSNKGDIGMYFSSKMMAWCYVKAGKIHYGIKPNEHNIEDFDVNAP, from the exons ATGTGCTTGTTATCATTGTACGAGCATACAAAGCAGCGCACTCATTTTACTG acatatataaaactgaaatcAAAATGGTAGAACCTGTGATAATTGTGCATGGAGGAGCAGGAGACATTCCGGAAAACAGAGTTCCTGCCAAAATTAAAGGAGTTAAATTGGCCGCTTCTTTGGGCTACAAATCTCTAAATTCCGGAGGATCCATTTTAGATGCCATAGAAGTGGCTGTGAGATCTATGGAAGACGATGAAGCATTTAATGCAG GCTATGGATCGGTTTTGAATCTTGATGCCGCAGTAGAAATGGAAGCCAGCATGCAAAGGGGATCGGACTTACAAGCAGGTTGTGTGACTTTGATACGAGATATTCGACACCCTATCAGTATAGCGAGGCGCGTATTAGAAAAAACACCACATGCCATGCTGGGAGGAGATGGTGCTAGACGTTTTGCAATATCCGAA GGTTTCGAAACTGTACCCCCATCTAGTTTGGTTACTGATGCAGCTTTACAAGCATTGGAAGACTTCCTGAATGGTGGAGGTGGTGGTCGAATTGAGATTGGACACAAAAAAgat atGGGTGATGGCGTAAGTACTGTTGGAGCTGTGGCTATCGATAGTGAAGGACGCATTGCTGTGGCTACTTCGACAGGCGGTATGACCGGGAAATATGTAGGCCGAATAGGTGATACCCCCCAAATAGGAAGTGGCACATACGCTGATGATAAAATTGGAGGAGTGTCCACCACag GCCATGGAGAAACTATTCTTAAAGTTTGTTTGGCTCACAGCATCATCATTGGTATGGAAAAGGGCTTAAGTCCGCAAGAGGCAACCACCCAAGCCATTGATGCAATGACCAATAGACTTACAGAAACAGCTGGCGCTATAACTCTCTCTAATAAAGGAGATATTGGAATGTATTTTAGCTCTAAAATGATGGCTTGGTGTTATGTTAAAGCTGGAAAAATCCACTATGGCATCAAACCCAATGAACATAATATTGAAGATTTTGACGTCAATGCTCCGTAA